Proteins from a genomic interval of Caulobacter sp. SL161:
- a CDS encoding CC_3452 family protein translates to MRTAIFAGLLACALVTPAFAADTESASLKLKTPATSESFIHDGSAWRCTGDVCTTTKARSLPAARACRKLAAQVGELTAFTYRGAAIEGDALTDCNTAAKKG, encoded by the coding sequence ATGCGTACCGCTATTTTCGCGGGCCTGTTGGCCTGCGCGCTCGTCACGCCGGCGTTCGCCGCCGACACCGAAAGCGCATCACTCAAGCTGAAGACCCCGGCCACGAGCGAGTCGTTCATCCACGACGGTTCGGCTTGGCGCTGCACGGGCGATGTCTGCACCACCACCAAGGCGCGCTCGCTGCCGGCCGCCCGCGCCTGCCGCAAGCTGGCCGCCCAGGTCGGCGAACTGACTGCGTTCACCTATCGCGGCGCAGCGATCGAAGGCGACGCCCTGACCGACTGCAACACGGCCGCCAAGAAGGGCTGA
- a CDS encoding acyl-CoA dehydrogenase family protein → MNLDFSPEDLAFRDEVRAFIAENYPAGLRDKQEEGEEMAKEDFLSWHRVLANKGWVAPAWPTQYGGPGWTSVQRYIWSEETARADCVPILPFGINMVGPVIYTFGTPEQKERFLPGTLSGDIWWSQGYSEPGAGSDLASLKTKAERFTGDDGKEYYLVNGQKTWTTMAQHGDWIFCLVRTDPNAKIQEGISFLLIDMKSPGVTVRPIITLGGEHEVNEVWFENVKVPVENRIYDENKGWTCAKFLLAHERSGIAGVARSKRGIERIRQIASTELSDDGDALIKDPMFKRKVAELEIDLTALEYTELRTLAGEAAGKGPGPESSVLKIKGTEIQQRITELVLEAAGHYGAPYFRGFPKDGDNAYPIGPEFAHRSAPTYFNVRKTSIYGGSNEIQRNIIAKMVLGL, encoded by the coding sequence ATGAATCTCGACTTCTCGCCCGAGGACCTCGCCTTCCGCGACGAGGTCCGCGCCTTTATCGCCGAAAACTATCCGGCCGGGCTGCGCGACAAGCAGGAGGAGGGCGAGGAGATGGCCAAGGAGGATTTCCTCTCCTGGCACCGCGTTCTCGCCAACAAGGGCTGGGTGGCCCCCGCCTGGCCGACCCAGTACGGCGGACCGGGCTGGACTTCGGTGCAGCGCTATATCTGGTCGGAAGAAACCGCCCGCGCCGACTGCGTGCCGATCCTGCCGTTCGGCATCAACATGGTCGGCCCGGTGATCTACACCTTCGGCACGCCCGAGCAAAAGGAACGCTTCCTGCCGGGGACCCTGTCGGGCGACATCTGGTGGTCTCAGGGCTACAGCGAGCCTGGCGCGGGTTCCGACCTCGCCAGCCTGAAGACCAAGGCCGAGCGCTTCACCGGTGATGACGGCAAGGAATACTACCTGGTCAATGGTCAGAAGACCTGGACCACCATGGCCCAGCACGGCGACTGGATCTTCTGCCTGGTCCGCACCGACCCGAACGCCAAGATTCAGGAAGGCATCTCGTTCCTGCTGATCGACATGAAGTCGCCGGGCGTGACCGTGCGTCCGATCATCACCCTGGGCGGCGAGCACGAGGTCAACGAGGTCTGGTTCGAGAACGTCAAGGTGCCGGTCGAGAACCGCATCTACGACGAGAACAAGGGTTGGACCTGCGCCAAGTTCCTGCTGGCTCACGAGCGCTCGGGCATCGCCGGTGTGGCGCGCTCCAAGCGCGGCATCGAGCGGATCCGCCAGATCGCCTCGACCGAGCTGAGCGACGACGGCGACGCGCTGATCAAGGATCCGATGTTCAAGCGCAAGGTCGCCGAGCTCGAGATCGACCTGACGGCGCTCGAGTACACCGAGCTGCGCACCCTGGCCGGCGAAGCCGCCGGCAAGGGGCCGGGGCCGGAGTCGAGCGTCCTGAAGATCAAGGGCACTGAGATCCAGCAACGGATCACCGAGCTGGTGCTCGAGGCCGCCGGTCACTACGGCGCGCCCTATTTCCGCGGCTTCCCGAAGGACGGCGACAACGCCTATCCGATCGGTCCGGAGTTCGCGCACCGCTCTGCGCCGACCTATTTCAACGTCCGCAAGACGTCGATCTATGGCGGCTCGAACGAAATCCAGCGCAACATCATCGCCAAGATGGTGCTGGGCCTCTAA
- a CDS encoding PepSY domain-containing protein, which yields MTQSRSFPVALVALVAIAAAVLATSATADDHKAHKKRDHHAAREALLRREVLPLTRILAIAAERAPGEVIEVELEEAGPGRLKYDLKILAKNGRVRELELDAKTGATLKLEDD from the coding sequence ATGACCCAGTCCCGATCTTTCCCCGTCGCCCTTGTCGCCCTCGTCGCTATCGCCGCGGCCGTCTTGGCGACAAGCGCAACCGCCGACGACCACAAGGCGCACAAGAAGAGAGACCACCATGCCGCCCGCGAGGCGTTGCTGCGCCGGGAAGTGCTGCCCCTGACCCGTATTCTCGCTATCGCGGCTGAACGAGCGCCTGGCGAAGTGATCGAGGTCGAGCTTGAGGAAGCGGGTCCCGGCCGCCTGAAGTATGATCTCAAGATCCTGGCCAAGAACGGACGTGTTCGAGAGTTGGAACTCGACGCCAAGACCGGCGCGACCTTGAAACTTGAGGATGATTGA
- the dusA gene encoding tRNA dihydrouridine(20/20a) synthase DusA → MGKVLKYQPHRFSVAPMMDWTDRHCRSLHRGLSSRALLYTEMVTSGAVVHGDRDKLLGYDPGQHPVAVQLGGSDPAELAQAARIAEDYGYDEVNLNVGCPSDRVQSGRFGACLMREPDLVAECMAAIKNAVRVPATVKCRIGVDDQDPEESLFTLVDRCAAAGIDTFVVHARKAWLQGLSPKENRDIPPLDYALVYRLKRERPALTIAINGGVPSVNAALEHLANGVDGVMLGRAAYHEAGLLGEVDRRVFGLDVADVDSFEAVERYRPYLARELAAGTHLAAMSRHMLGLFHGLPGARAWRRILTVEGVRSGAGLDVVDRALDAVRAALASREERSAPAA, encoded by the coding sequence ATGGGTAAAGTCCTGAAATATCAGCCTCATAGATTTTCCGTCGCCCCGATGATGGACTGGACCGACCGGCACTGTCGGTCGCTGCACCGGGGGCTGTCGTCGCGGGCGCTGCTCTACACCGAGATGGTGACGAGCGGTGCAGTAGTGCATGGCGATCGGGACAAGCTGCTCGGCTATGACCCTGGCCAGCATCCGGTGGCGGTGCAACTGGGCGGGTCGGATCCTGCCGAACTGGCTCAGGCCGCGCGGATCGCCGAGGACTACGGCTATGACGAGGTGAACCTCAATGTCGGCTGCCCCTCGGATCGGGTGCAAAGCGGCCGCTTTGGCGCCTGCCTGATGCGCGAACCGGATCTGGTCGCCGAGTGTATGGCGGCGATCAAGAACGCTGTACGGGTTCCCGCCACGGTGAAGTGCCGGATCGGCGTGGATGACCAGGATCCCGAAGAGAGTCTATTCACGCTGGTCGATCGCTGTGCGGCGGCGGGGATCGACACCTTTGTTGTTCATGCGCGCAAGGCCTGGCTGCAGGGCCTGTCGCCTAAGGAAAACCGGGACATTCCGCCCCTCGACTACGCGCTGGTTTACCGTCTGAAGCGCGAACGTCCCGCCTTGACGATCGCCATCAATGGCGGTGTGCCCAGCGTCAATGCGGCGCTGGAGCATCTGGCCAATGGCGTGGACGGCGTGATGCTGGGGCGGGCCGCCTATCATGAGGCGGGCTTGCTGGGAGAGGTCGACCGGCGCGTGTTCGGGCTGGATGTCGCGGACGTCGACAGCTTCGAGGCCGTCGAGCGCTATCGGCCCTATCTGGCGCGGGAACTGGCGGCCGGAACGCATCTGGCGGCAATGAGCCGGCACATGCTGGGCCTTTTCCACGGCCTGCCCGGCGCCCGGGCCTGGCGCCGTATCCTGACGGTCGAGGGCGTTAGGTCCGGCGCAGGGCTGGACGTCGTGGATAGGGCGCTCGACGCCGTTCGCGCCGCGCTGGCGTCTCGAGAAGAGCGGTCAGCCCCAGCGGCCTAG
- a CDS encoding sensor histidine kinase produces MSGGSLRWRLIVGGMLAILTALAVAWLAMTWLFERHIVRRETADLTRAGHVLVAGLRLEPNGAPVIDATLSDPRLSKAAGGFYWQVSTTSGSERSVSLWDQALEPPQIAPAEGWSSRIAAGPFDDRVLLVERSVRPDRDGPVVLIQVASDEKVLRAARREFGRELAIFLGGLWAVLSGAAALQVALGLSPLTRVRADLARLRKSPSARMSLDHPREIAPLAEAINALAEAREADLARARRRAGDLAHSLKTPLAALSAQSRRAREDGAAAAADGLDAAIAAVAAALEAELARARAAAAREAVFAAETAPLAVAERLVAVLERTADGERLIFDIDVPADLKAPASEDVVTEMLGALIENAARHARRQVRISGAVAGQGAILTVEDDGPGLDKGRAEAALARGARLDEAGPGHGLGLAIVRDLAEASGAVLSMDRGDLGGLRAMVSWTAPGAGP; encoded by the coding sequence GTGAGCGGCGGTTCGTTGCGATGGCGACTGATCGTCGGCGGCATGCTGGCGATCCTGACGGCCCTGGCGGTCGCCTGGCTGGCCATGACCTGGCTTTTCGAGCGTCATATCGTGCGTCGCGAAACGGCCGACCTGACACGCGCGGGTCATGTGCTGGTCGCGGGTCTCCGGCTGGAGCCGAACGGCGCGCCGGTCATCGACGCGACCTTGTCGGATCCGCGTCTGTCGAAAGCCGCAGGCGGCTTCTACTGGCAGGTTTCGACAACCTCTGGCAGCGAGCGGTCGGTCTCCCTGTGGGATCAGGCGCTAGAGCCGCCGCAGATCGCGCCGGCTGAGGGCTGGTCCTCGCGCATCGCCGCCGGGCCGTTCGATGATCGCGTCCTCCTGGTCGAGCGTAGCGTGCGACCGGACCGCGACGGTCCGGTCGTGCTGATCCAAGTCGCCAGTGATGAAAAGGTGTTGCGCGCCGCCCGGCGTGAATTCGGTCGCGAACTCGCCATCTTTCTAGGGGGGCTCTGGGCGGTCCTCTCGGGCGCCGCAGCCTTGCAGGTCGCGCTGGGCCTGTCGCCCCTGACCCGCGTGCGTGCGGATCTTGCTCGTCTGCGCAAAAGCCCTTCTGCCCGGATGTCGCTGGATCATCCGCGCGAGATCGCGCCGCTGGCCGAGGCGATCAACGCCTTGGCCGAAGCGCGGGAGGCTGACCTGGCCCGCGCGCGCCGACGCGCTGGCGACCTGGCCCACAGTCTCAAGACGCCGCTCGCCGCTCTGTCGGCCCAGAGCCGCCGCGCGCGCGAAGACGGCGCGGCCGCAGCCGCTGATGGTCTCGACGCCGCTATTGCCGCGGTCGCCGCGGCGCTGGAGGCCGAACTGGCCAGAGCTCGCGCCGCCGCCGCCCGAGAGGCCGTCTTCGCCGCCGAGACTGCGCCTCTGGCCGTCGCAGAACGCCTCGTGGCCGTTCTTGAGCGCACCGCCGATGGTGAGCGCTTGATCTTCGATATTGATGTTCCGGCCGATCTGAAGGCGCCGGCTTCCGAAGACGTGGTCACCGAAATGCTGGGCGCGCTCATCGAGAACGCCGCACGTCATGCTCGCCGCCAAGTCAGGATTTCAGGCGCGGTGGCGGGGCAGGGGGCAATCCTGACCGTCGAGGATGATGGACCAGGGCTGGACAAGGGCCGCGCGGAGGCGGCCCTCGCGCGCGGCGCCCGGTTGGACGAGGCTGGGCCAGGACACGGTCTGGGGCTGGCTATCGTTCGCGATCTTGCAGAGGCTTCGGGCGCGGTGTTGAGCATGGACCGCGGGGATCTGGGCGGCCTTCGCGCGATGGTGTCGTGGACGGCGCCCGGAGCGGGTCCATGA
- a CDS encoding response regulator transcription factor produces MMRALVVEDDPVVGPDLAKALIASGFVVDIARDGDDASFKGEVEDYALVVLDLGLPRLDGLSVLRRWRANDRAFPVLILSARGDWTEKVEGIEAGADDYLAKPFEMGELLARARGLVRRAAGRTSPVIGAGRLALDTRRMSATLDGAPIRLSPLEFRLLDCLAHNPGRAVSAGELAEQLYGVADTADTNAIEALVARLRRKIGADVIETRRGFGYLLAGGTA; encoded by the coding sequence TTGATGCGCGCGCTCGTCGTCGAGGATGATCCGGTCGTGGGCCCAGACCTCGCCAAGGCGCTGATCGCGTCGGGCTTCGTGGTCGATATCGCCCGCGACGGCGACGACGCGTCCTTCAAGGGCGAGGTCGAGGATTACGCGCTTGTCGTGCTGGATCTGGGCCTGCCGCGTCTTGACGGTCTGTCGGTGCTTCGGCGCTGGCGGGCCAATGACCGCGCCTTCCCGGTGCTGATCCTGTCGGCGCGGGGCGACTGGACCGAGAAGGTCGAAGGCATCGAGGCCGGCGCCGACGACTATCTGGCCAAGCCGTTCGAGATGGGCGAACTGCTGGCGCGCGCGCGTGGCCTCGTGCGCCGTGCGGCGGGCCGCACGTCCCCCGTGATCGGCGCGGGGCGGCTGGCCCTGGATACGCGGCGCATGTCCGCCACCCTGGACGGCGCGCCGATCCGCTTGTCGCCGCTTGAGTTCCGGCTGCTGGACTGCCTGGCGCACAACCCCGGACGGGCTGTTTCGGCCGGTGAGCTTGCCGAACAGCTCTACGGCGTCGCCGACACCGCTGACACCAACGCCATCGAGGCCCTGGTGGCGCGCCTTCGCCGCAAGATCGGCGCCGACGTTATCGAAACCCGCAGAGGCTTTGGCTACCTGCTGGCCGGCGGGACGGCGTGA
- a CDS encoding nicotinate-nucleotide--dimethylbenzimidazole phosphoribosyltransferase, which produces MTDQIVSPFADIRQLASSPPQPGPTPALEQGGRLAEIAAWLTAWTGKTPPAVNRPVVALYAGARQGVGPRGWARERLEAIAAGGATVSRLAGVQGAGLEAFDLAIDRPSPDMVSKASMSEKEAAATMAFGMEALAKQPDLLIPGVIAAEPARTAAAVCLALFGGEASDWSDDPEPVAAAVARAREEGMGDDPLEILRQLGGRETAAVAGAILAARVQKTPVLLDGYAACAAAAIVQAVEPTAIDHCLAAQVSPARGHANLLEKLGKQPLLSLGVEDEEGVGGVSALALVKLACEVR; this is translated from the coding sequence ATGACCGATCAGATCGTCTCCCCCTTCGCCGATATCCGCCAACTCGCGAGCTCGCCGCCGCAGCCCGGGCCGACGCCCGCGCTGGAGCAGGGCGGGCGGCTGGCCGAGATCGCCGCCTGGCTGACCGCCTGGACCGGCAAGACGCCGCCGGCCGTCAATCGACCCGTCGTGGCCTTGTATGCCGGCGCGCGCCAGGGCGTGGGTCCGCGCGGGTGGGCGCGCGAGCGCCTGGAGGCGATCGCGGCCGGCGGCGCCACCGTCTCTCGCCTGGCCGGTGTTCAGGGCGCGGGTCTGGAAGCCTTCGACCTGGCGATCGATCGGCCTTCGCCGGACATGGTGAGCAAGGCCTCTATGAGTGAGAAGGAGGCGGCCGCCACCATGGCGTTCGGCATGGAGGCGCTGGCCAAGCAGCCTGATCTGCTGATCCCCGGCGTCATCGCTGCGGAGCCCGCGCGCACCGCCGCCGCCGTCTGTCTGGCGCTGTTTGGCGGCGAAGCTTCCGACTGGTCGGACGATCCTGAGCCGGTCGCGGCGGCGGTCGCCCGGGCGCGTGAAGAGGGCATGGGCGATGACCCGCTTGAGATCCTGCGCCAACTCGGTGGCCGTGAAACCGCCGCCGTGGCCGGCGCCATCCTGGCCGCGCGTGTCCAGAAGACGCCGGTGCTGCTGGACGGCTATGCCGCCTGCGCCGCCGCCGCGATTGTCCAGGCGGTCGAGCCCACCGCCATCGATCATTGCCTCGCCGCCCAGGTCAGTCCGGCGAGGGGACATGCCAATCTGCTGGAAAAGCTGGGAAAGCAGCCGCTCTTGAGCCTCGGCGTCGAGGATGAAGAGGGTGTCGGCGGGGTCTCGGCCCTGGCGCTGGTCAAGCTTGCCTGCGAGGTCCGATAG
- a CDS encoding TIGR02281 family clan AA aspartic protease → MSSMLRFAAIALVGALSAVGAAKAVVSLDDLRHPELRAPSAATATLGGAEGGAAQLSKDSDGHFWAQGNVDGKAVRFLVDTGATAVSLSLADAQRLGIDTSRLTYDYNVITADGRTRAAAVKLASVSIAGARVRDVDALVIEKGLENSLLGMSYLGRLSRFEATQTSLILHP, encoded by the coding sequence GTGTCTTCTATGTTGAGGTTTGCGGCGATCGCATTGGTGGGAGCCCTGTCGGCGGTCGGCGCCGCCAAGGCTGTCGTCTCGCTCGACGATCTGCGCCATCCGGAACTGCGTGCGCCTTCTGCGGCGACCGCCACTCTCGGCGGAGCCGAAGGCGGCGCGGCCCAACTGAGCAAGGACAGCGACGGCCACTTCTGGGCCCAGGGCAATGTCGACGGCAAGGCCGTTCGCTTCCTGGTCGACACCGGCGCCACCGCCGTCTCGCTAAGCCTGGCTGACGCCCAGCGCCTGGGCATCGACACTAGCCGCCTGACCTATGACTACAACGTCATCACGGCCGATGGTCGTACGCGCGCCGCCGCCGTGAAGCTGGCCAGCGTCTCGATCGCCGGCGCGCGCGTTCGCGACGTCGACGCCCTCGTCATCGAGAAGGGCCTGGAAAACTCACTTCTGGGCATGAGCTATCTGGGCCGCCTGTCGCGCTTTGAGGCGACCCAGACCTCGCTGATCCTGCACCCGTAG
- a CDS encoding acyl-CoA dehydrogenase family protein, with translation MDFNFTEEQSMVRDSVASFLQDKYDFDTRRKIVSSDAGWRADYWKAFAEELGILGASFSEELGGLGGGAIDNMIIMEEFGKALVIEPYLGTVVIGGGFMKHSGYAGAASVIEGIVGGSTTIAFAYAEPQARYTWQDLKTTAKKDGSGWVLNGHKAVVVGAPFATHLIVTARTGGAQRDAGGVGVFIIDKSLPGVVTRDYPTVDGNRASEVYFENVSVPAEALISESGLALVEQVMDEAIAAVGAEAVGVLRKLHEGTLDYAKQRKQFGTAIANFQVLQHRMVDMFIEVEQSVSMTYMATIKVGESAAERAKAVSAMKVRIGRACKFVGQSAIQIHGGMGMTDELAIGHYFKRATMIEGLFGSVDHHLKRYEALSFDAAA, from the coding sequence ATGGATTTCAACTTCACCGAAGAGCAGTCGATGGTCCGCGACTCCGTCGCGAGCTTCCTGCAGGACAAGTACGACTTCGACACCCGCCGCAAGATCGTCAGCTCGGACGCCGGCTGGCGCGCTGACTACTGGAAGGCCTTCGCCGAAGAGCTCGGCATCCTGGGCGCTTCGTTCAGCGAAGAGCTGGGCGGCCTGGGCGGCGGCGCCATCGACAACATGATCATCATGGAAGAGTTCGGTAAGGCGCTCGTCATCGAGCCGTATCTCGGCACCGTGGTGATCGGCGGCGGCTTCATGAAGCACTCGGGCTACGCCGGCGCGGCTTCGGTCATCGAAGGCATCGTCGGCGGCTCGACGACCATCGCCTTCGCCTATGCCGAGCCTCAGGCCCGCTATACCTGGCAGGACCTGAAGACGACGGCCAAGAAGGATGGCTCGGGCTGGGTGCTGAACGGCCACAAGGCCGTCGTGGTCGGCGCGCCCTTCGCCACGCACCTGATCGTCACGGCCCGCACGGGCGGCGCCCAGCGCGACGCCGGCGGCGTCGGCGTGTTCATCATCGACAAGAGCCTGCCAGGCGTCGTGACCCGCGACTATCCGACGGTCGACGGCAACCGCGCCTCGGAAGTCTATTTCGAGAACGTTTCGGTCCCGGCCGAGGCCCTGATCTCGGAAAGCGGCCTGGCTCTGGTCGAGCAGGTGATGGACGAAGCCATCGCCGCCGTCGGCGCCGAGGCTGTCGGCGTGCTGCGCAAGCTGCATGAGGGCACTCTGGACTACGCCAAGCAGCGCAAGCAGTTCGGCACCGCCATCGCCAATTTCCAGGTGCTGCAGCACCGGATGGTCGACATGTTCATCGAGGTCGAGCAGTCGGTGTCGATGACCTACATGGCCACCATCAAGGTCGGCGAGAGCGCCGCCGAGCGCGCTAAGGCCGTGTCGGCCATGAAGGTCCGCATCGGTCGCGCCTGCAAGTTCGTGGGCCAGAGCGCCATCCAGATCCACGGCGGCATGGGCATGACCGACGAACTGGCGATCGGCCACTACTTCAAGCGTGCCACCATGATCGAGGGGCTGTTCGGCTCGGTTGATCACCACCTGAAGCGCTACGAAGCCCTGTCGTTCGACGCGGCCGCCTAA
- a CDS encoding DUF1289 domain-containing protein, which yields MTTNAQPPRPIVTPCVKVCAVDGASGYCLGCRRTLPEIAAWSRLSDDERAAIMAALPERPDPMIALTAAAQAGR from the coding sequence ATGACGACGAACGCCCAGCCGCCTCGCCCCATCGTGACGCCTTGCGTGAAGGTTTGCGCGGTCGACGGCGCCTCGGGCTACTGCCTGGGCTGTCGCCGCACCTTGCCGGAGATCGCGGCCTGGTCCCGGCTCAGTGACGATGAGCGCGCCGCCATCATGGCCGCTCTCCCCGAGCGCCCTGACCCGATGATCGCGCTGACGGCCGCTGCACAAGCCGGGCGCTGA
- a CDS encoding ABCB family ABC transporter ATP-binding protein/permease: MAHRLGDARRRRTDHFADPKGWAMRGLGGPPSPGREAVAGAIAKADQPIRFWKAMSDLLQLVLRSQAPGLRWRLTIALLLTLTGKVLGVLAPLMLGQAVNQLSVGQGVAVTVTLAFASLAIGWALVRFISAAAPQARDTIFTPVAQAAQTRAAVETFAHALSLSIDFHQSKRTGSLSRVIDRGARSMDFLLRGLVFNLAPTGIELILAAVVLAKAYDWRFAAVALVTVAIYGYVTFAISDWRIGHRRALNEADAEAAGRAVDALLNYETVKSFGGEARAVASYERALDTYGRANIKAIQSLNLLNLVQSGVMSVGLGVMAVLAGSEAAHGRMGPGDVTAAVLILINLYAPLNILGFAYREIRQSLIDMEAMLDLRRQAADVADAPDAQDLPPCADQRGGAVAFEAVSFRHSARSEGLSEVSLTVAPGSTVAIVGPSGAGKTTLVRLALRMIDPQSGRVTLDGYDLRALKQSSLRRAVALVPQDVALFNDTLAANIAFARPEVGETEVWAAAEAAELGDFIRSLPEGMATKVGERGLKLSGGERQRVGIARALLAEPRVLILDEATSALDSRTEAAIQATLRKARAGRTTLVVAHRLSTIADADEIVVLRRGKIVERGRHEVLLAAGGEYAALWRRQTRDREPV, encoded by the coding sequence TTGGCGCATCGACTGGGTGACGCCAGGCGGCGGCGTACAGACCACTTTGCTGATCCGAAGGGATGGGCGATGAGAGGGCTGGGCGGCCCGCCGTCTCCTGGGCGCGAGGCGGTCGCCGGCGCGATCGCTAAGGCCGACCAGCCGATCCGCTTCTGGAAGGCGATGAGCGACCTGCTCCAACTGGTGCTGCGTTCCCAGGCGCCGGGGCTACGCTGGCGTCTGACCATCGCCTTGCTTTTGACGCTCACCGGCAAGGTGCTCGGCGTTCTGGCGCCGTTGATGCTGGGTCAGGCGGTGAACCAGCTCTCTGTCGGCCAGGGCGTTGCGGTGACGGTCACCCTGGCGTTCGCGAGTCTGGCAATCGGCTGGGCGCTGGTGCGGTTTATCTCGGCGGCGGCGCCACAGGCGCGAGACACGATCTTCACGCCGGTCGCCCAGGCGGCCCAGACCCGCGCTGCGGTCGAGACCTTCGCGCACGCCCTGTCGCTGTCGATCGATTTTCATCAGTCCAAGCGGACCGGCTCGCTCTCGCGGGTTATCGATCGTGGCGCGCGGTCGATGGATTTTCTGCTGCGAGGTCTGGTGTTCAACCTCGCCCCCACCGGGATCGAGTTGATCCTCGCCGCCGTGGTGCTGGCCAAGGCCTACGACTGGCGGTTCGCCGCTGTGGCTTTGGTGACGGTCGCAATCTACGGCTACGTCACGTTCGCCATCTCGGACTGGCGGATCGGCCACCGTCGGGCCCTCAATGAAGCTGACGCCGAGGCCGCCGGCCGCGCGGTCGATGCGCTTCTGAACTACGAGACCGTGAAATCGTTCGGTGGGGAGGCGAGGGCGGTCGCCAGCTACGAGCGCGCGCTGGACACCTATGGACGCGCAAACATCAAGGCGATCCAGTCGCTCAATCTCCTGAATCTCGTTCAGTCGGGCGTGATGAGTGTGGGCTTGGGCGTGATGGCCGTGCTGGCCGGATCCGAGGCCGCGCACGGGCGCATGGGACCCGGCGACGTCACGGCGGCCGTACTGATCCTGATCAATCTCTACGCGCCGCTGAACATCCTGGGCTTCGCCTACCGCGAAATTCGCCAGTCGCTGATCGATATGGAGGCGATGCTCGACCTGCGTCGGCAGGCCGCCGACGTGGCCGACGCTCCGGACGCCCAGGACCTGCCGCCGTGCGCCGACCAGAGAGGCGGGGCGGTGGCGTTCGAAGCGGTCTCTTTCCGCCACAGCGCGCGGTCCGAGGGGCTGAGCGAAGTGTCGCTGACCGTCGCGCCGGGCTCGACGGTGGCCATCGTGGGTCCCTCGGGCGCGGGCAAGACCACCCTGGTGCGGCTGGCCCTGCGGATGATCGATCCTCAGTCGGGGCGGGTGACGCTGGACGGCTATGACCTGAGGGCGTTGAAGCAGAGCTCGCTTCGCCGGGCCGTTGCCCTGGTGCCGCAGGACGTGGCCCTCTTCAACGATACCCTGGCGGCGAACATCGCCTTCGCACGGCCCGAGGTGGGGGAAACCGAGGTCTGGGCGGCCGCCGAGGCGGCGGAACTGGGTGACTTTATTCGCAGCCTACCCGAAGGCATGGCGACAAAGGTCGGAGAGCGCGGTCTGAAGCTGTCGGGCGGCGAGCGACAGCGTGTCGGGATCGCGCGCGCTCTGCTGGCGGAGCCGCGAGTGCTGATCCTGGACGAAGCGACCAGCGCGCTCGACAGCCGCACCGAAGCCGCCATCCAGGCGACCTTGCGCAAGGCGAGGGCGGGGCGAACGACCCTGGTCGTCGCGCATCGGCTGTCGACCATCGCCGACGCTGACGAGATCGTCGTACTGCGCCGGGGCAAGATCGTCGAGCGCGGTCGCCATGAGGTCTTGTTGGCGGCCGGCGGCGAGTACGCCGCGCTCTGGCGTCGCCAGACGCGGGACCGCGAGCCGGTTTAG
- a CDS encoding TIGR00730 family Rossman fold protein — translation MSDESRRLSAVCVYCGSSNDADPSYIAAAFSIGESFAKAGLKLVYGGGGVGLMGATARGAHTAGGAVLGIIPSFLRGREQPFDDVETVVVDNMHERKMMMFERSDAFVVLPGGIGTLEEIVELLSWRRLDLHQKPIVFHNPGGFWDPLFALIRHTIDQGLTPPDLANAWRAVERAEDVTPALLAWDAEIYQSGAPDTLRRLT, via the coding sequence ATGTCCGACGAGTCCAGGCGCCTGAGCGCCGTCTGCGTCTATTGCGGCTCATCGAACGACGCCGATCCTAGCTACATCGCAGCCGCCTTCAGTATCGGCGAAAGCTTCGCCAAGGCAGGCCTGAAGCTCGTCTACGGCGGCGGCGGCGTCGGCCTGATGGGCGCCACCGCCCGAGGTGCTCACACGGCCGGCGGCGCGGTGCTGGGGATCATTCCAAGCTTCCTGCGCGGCCGCGAACAGCCTTTCGACGACGTAGAGACCGTCGTCGTCGACAACATGCACGAACGCAAGATGATGATGTTCGAGCGGTCCGACGCCTTTGTCGTGCTGCCCGGCGGCATCGGCACCCTAGAAGAAATCGTCGAACTGCTATCTTGGCGCCGTTTAGATCTTCACCAGAAGCCGATTGTGTTCCATAACCCCGGCGGTTTCTGGGATCCGCTGTTCGCCCTGATCCGTCACACGATTGATCAAGGGCTCACCCCACCCGATCTGGCGAACGCCTGGCGCGCGGTTGAGCGGGCTGAGGACGTCACCCCAGCCCTTCTGGCCTGGGATGCAGAAATCTACCAATCGGGCGCGCCAGACACGCTTCGGCGCTTGACTTAG